The Pelomicrobium methylotrophicum genome includes the window AGATCGAGCGGTATTATTACTTTGACATTCGCCGCGCCCTCGAGGATTCCATTGACGAGGCCGTGGTGGGAGTCGACGAGCACCTCCAGGTATGCAGCGACTTCGGCCGCAGAGTCGACCTCGATCTGTCCATCACGGAACTGGAATGCAGGCAGCTTTACTTCCCGTGCCGCCAAATAATGAATTCCGATGAGTGGGAAGAAACGCTGCATCGGGTCGCTCCCGACCACTGGTCTACGTATATGGAGTTTCGTCGCAAAGTCCTGAAACCGTTCCGGGAGTATCAGGTGCCCGTCATCCTTCTGAAAAAGGAGACATCCAAAGAGGCCGTCTGTTTGGTCTTCGAGAAGGTCAACACGGGCGGCGTTCCGCTCTCAGTATTCGAACTGGCCACGGCAAGCTATGCCGCAGATGGCTACAACTTAAGGGACGACTGGTTCGGCTCCAAAGCCCGCAAGGTGGAGTCGCGCAAGGAGCGGCTGGAGAGGGAACGGTTGCTTCAGGGGATCGAAGCGACAGAATTCCTCCAGGCTCTGAGCCTCTTGCACACTCACGAGCTGCGCCAGGCGGATCTCAAAGCAGGGAAAACCGGCAAGCAGGTGCGTCCGACCAGTGCCAAACGGGCCGAAGTGCTCCAGCTTCCGCTGGAAGCATGGAAGAAATGGGCCGATCGCCTTGAGGCTGGATTTCGACACGTAGCAGGCTTCCTCCGCGGTCAGGGTTTCTACAGCCGGCGCGAGCTGCCGTATAGCACACAGCTAGTGCCGCTAGCGGCGGTGATGGTGCTCCTGGGCGACCGCTGGCGTGAACCCCGCATACTCGACAAACTGGCCCGCTGGTACTGGTGCGGTGTTCTCGGTGAGTTGTACGGTGGCGCCGTGGAGACGCGCATGGCCAACGATTACGAGGACTTACTTCGCTGGTTCGACGACGATGCTGCTCTACCGCGGACGGTGCTTGATGCGAACTTCAACGTGGAGCGCTTTGACACCCTGCGCTCGCGCCTGAGCGCTGCCTACAAAGGCATTCATGTGTTGCTGCTTCGCGAAGGTGCACGAGACTGGTTCTGGAAAGCCAGCATCAAGGAGCTCGATGCCGACGAGGTCGCCCTCGACATCCACCACATCTTCCCGCGCGACTGGTGTGACAAACAGGGCATCGCTCGGAAACAGTACGAGTGTATCCTCAACAAGACGACCATCTCTTATAAGGCCAATCGCAAAATCGGCGGCGATGCACCGTCAAAATACATCGGCCGGCTTCAGGGGGAGAAGCAGGTCGGATTAAGCGATGTGAAGATGGACGAGCTTCTCGCCAGCCACGCACTTAATCCTACCCTTTTGAGGAAGGACGACTTCAACGCCTTCTTGGCGGATCGGCGTCACCGGCTGAGTCAGCTGATCGAGCGAGCGATGGGAAAGCCAGTGGTCTGGCAAGGGGGTGGCGAAGATTATGAGAACGAGAACCGATATGACTAAGGTCCTCAAACACGACATTCAAACCCCGAGGCCCGCAGTCGCGTTTATGGGCGACACGTTCCGTCTCTTTGGGCCCGACATCGAGGACCTGGGAGGAGACTCGCCCGACGACCTCCCTTCCCAGGTGGAAACGGTCCTGCGCGCGATCCACAAGACGGTCAGCGGCCAGTCTATCTCCTCCAATCCGGACAACCGGCAGTTCTACCAGGATCTCAGGAAGACCGACGATTTCGATGCGCTGATCGAGAAGCGCGCCGAGAGCCTGGAGCCTGCCCAGCTCGACCGCTACTACTACAAGACCCTAAAACGGGTCACGAATTGCACCGCTCAGACGTACGTCATCGGCTACAAGGTCCACCATTGGCAGGCTGCGGACGCCCATGGCGGCAGCATGGATGCCGCCGATTGTGTCCACACGTGCGTCTGGACGTCCCACCTCTGGCTCGCCATGATAAGAGGAAGAGCTCCGTCCGCAGTGGGAGGGCTTCTGCGGCGATGATGCAGAACGATAAACATCCCGCTCCGGGCGACGTGGTCTCCGGCTTGGAGCCCTCCGAGCTCGTCGAAATCCAGCGCGTCGCCCCATTTGGCAGCAAGACATTGGTCGAAGGTGTCGGGCTCCAGTCCCGCCGGGTGGTGAAGCGTCCCTTAGATGCAGAGGAGCTTGCGGCTCTCGTCAAGATCCGCGACCGCGAGCGCACCTACGACGGCGATGCCGGGCTCCTCCTCCTCGGCGCGGAGGCAGAGCGCATCCGCATCGCGCACCAGTTCGACCCTCTCTTCGCGGTAAACTCCAGCATCGTCGATCCGCTTCCCCACCAGGTCGAGGCTGTCTATCGCTATCTCCTTCCCCTTCCGAGGATCCGGTTCCTGCTCGCCGACGATACGGGCGCCGGCAAGACGATCATGACCGGACTTCTGATCAAGGAGCTGCTCTTCCGGGGAGTGCTCCAGAAGGTCCTCATCATCACACCGGGCGGCCTGACGAAGCAGTGGAAAGAAGAGGAGCTCCAGGAGAAGTTCGGCCTCCACGCGCGGCTCGTGAACCGGGCATCCTTCGATGCCGAGCCCGGCCAGTTCTCCCGCTACGAAGAAGGCATCTTCGTCACGTCCATCGATTTCCTCGCCCGGAATGAGGGTTGCCTCAAGGCCGCTTCCGAGACGCAGTGGGACCTCGTGGTGGTCGACGAGGCCCACAAGCTCTCGGCCTACGAGTACGGCACCAAGCTGGAGGAGAGCGAACGGTACAAGGCGGTGAAAGCGCTCGCCCGCAAGACCGATCATCTGCTTTTCCTCACCGCGACGCCGCACCGAGGACGAAAGGACACGTTCCGCCGTCTGCTCCTGCTCCTCGACGAGGACCTCTTCCAGAAGGACGAGCACGTCGCCGAGAGGGTTCGCGAGCAGGCTGTGCCCTACGGAACATCCGGCGACGAGGACTTCGAGAACGAGCGCCCGATCAGCAAGGCGCGGAACCGATTCTTCCTCCGTCGCCTGAAGGAGGAGATGGTCGACTGGGACGGGCAACCCCTCTTCAAGCCACGCCACACCAAGACCATCGGCTACGACCTCACCCCGGAAGAGAAGATCCTCTACGACGAGGTGACGAGCTACGTCCGCTCGAAACGCAAGGAGGCCAAGGCGAAGAACAACCGGAACGTGGAGCTGACCCTCATGGTCATGCAGCGCCGGCTGGCCAGCAGCCTCTATGCGATCACACGGACGCTGGAAAACCGGCTGCGCGCCCTGAACGAGGTCCTCTCCATCCTGCGGGATCCGAGCCGATCGGAAGCGGAGAAGAAGAGGCTTCTGCGGGGAACCCCCGATCCCAGCGATCCGCGGGACATCACGGAATACGAGGACCTGACCGAAGAAGAACGCGAGCGGATCGATCAGCGGATCTTCCGTCAGGTCCTCACCGATGACCCGGACAAGGTCGAGGAGGAGCGGGATGAAGTCGAGCGCCTCTTTCGCCTGGCCGAGAGCCTCAAGCACCACACCGAAGCGAAGTTCGCTGAACTCCTCGCCGTGCTCGATTCCTCCGACGTCATCCGGGCCGAGGACGAGAAGCTCCTGATCTTCACCGAGCATCGCGATACGCTCGAGAGCCTCGCCAGACGGCTCGAGGAGAAGGGATACACGGTCGCCACGATCCATGGCGGCATGGATGTCGACTCCCGCAAGCAGGCCCAGCGGCAGTTCAGGACGCGGGCCAAGATCATGGTCGCCACCGACGCGGCCGGCGAAGGCATCAACCTCCAGTTCTGCCGCTACCTCATCAACTGGGACATCCCGTGGAACCCGAACCGGCTCGAACAGCGGATGGGACGTATCCACCGGTACGGCCAGACCGGCGACGTCTGGGTCTACAACCTGGTCGCCCAGAACACCCGGGAGGGAGCGGTCCTCCAGAAGGTCCTCTCGAAGTTGGACGTCATGCGGGAGCAGATGGGGTCCGACCGGGTTTACGACGTGATCGACGAGTGGCTGGAGGACGTGCCGCTGGTGCGGCTGATCGAGAGCGCGATCGACAGCGACGACGAGTCCGCAGGGGCCCGGGAAACGGACGCGGCGCTGGCGGCGGCCTCGAGCGAGAGGGCGGAGCGGCTCATGGCCCT containing:
- a CDS encoding GmrSD restriction endonuclease domain-containing protein codes for the protein MSTFDSTKASLSELLRDICEGKIQLPDFQRGWVWDDDHIRDLLASVARSFPIGAVMLLEAGGNVRFQTRPVEGLEGKISKDQLPEKLILDGQQRLTTLTQALSLNGPVRTCTAKGKKIERYYYFDIRRALEDSIDEAVVGVDEHLQVCSDFGRRVDLDLSITELECRQLYFPCRQIMNSDEWEETLHRVAPDHWSTYMEFRRKVLKPFREYQVPVILLKKETSKEAVCLVFEKVNTGGVPLSVFELATASYAADGYNLRDDWFGSKARKVESRKERLERERLLQGIEATEFLQALSLLHTHELRQADLKAGKTGKQVRPTSAKRAEVLQLPLEAWKKWADRLEAGFRHVAGFLRGQGFYSRRELPYSTQLVPLAAVMVLLGDRWREPRILDKLARWYWCGVLGELYGGAVETRMANDYEDLLRWFDDDAALPRTVLDANFNVERFDTLRSRLSAAYKGIHVLLLREGARDWFWKASIKELDADEVALDIHHIFPRDWCDKQGIARKQYECILNKTTISYKANRKIGGDAPSKYIGRLQGEKQVGLSDVKMDELLASHALNPTLLRKDDFNAFLADRRHRLSQLIERAMGKPVVWQGGGEDYENENRYD
- a CDS encoding helicase-related protein, which codes for MMQNDKHPAPGDVVSGLEPSELVEIQRVAPFGSKTLVEGVGLQSRRVVKRPLDAEELAALVKIRDRERTYDGDAGLLLLGAEAERIRIAHQFDPLFAVNSSIVDPLPHQVEAVYRYLLPLPRIRFLLADDTGAGKTIMTGLLIKELLFRGVLQKVLIITPGGLTKQWKEEELQEKFGLHARLVNRASFDAEPGQFSRYEEGIFVTSIDFLARNEGCLKAASETQWDLVVVDEAHKLSAYEYGTKLEESERYKAVKALARKTDHLLFLTATPHRGRKDTFRRLLLLLDEDLFQKDEHVAERVREQAVPYGTSGDEDFENERPISKARNRFFLRRLKEEMVDWDGQPLFKPRHTKTIGYDLTPEEKILYDEVTSYVRSKRKEAKAKNNRNVELTLMVMQRRLASSLYAITRTLENRLRALNEVLSILRDPSRSEAEKKRLLRGTPDPSDPRDITEYEDLTEEERERIDQRIFRQVLTDDPDKVEEERDEVERLFRLAESLKHHTEAKFAELLAVLDSSDVIRAEDEKLLIFTEHRDTLESLARRLEEKGYTVATIHGGMDVDSRKQAQRQFRTRAKIMVATDAAGEGINLQFCRYLINWDIPWNPNRLEQRMGRIHRYGQTGDVWVYNLVAQNTREGAVLQKVLSKLDVMREQMGSDRVYDVIDEWLEDVPLVRLIESAIDSDDESAGARETDAALAAASSERAERLMALQKKTSLASRLDLRSARELKDASDERRLQPLFIQRFFERAWRACGGTVRKDDHFPVWHIGPTPAALLELARERRQPLSETYDTPFVFDKQLVSVASKVRVPERTKLMGPGHPLFDTLIEWAIREARQAFAKGATLVDPNIAKPQRIWLVRSTIEDGRRQWRQDRRKPPAHERLAVVVQDHMGLRTTSPSYLLNCLAPEAAVPVPDMESRTVEEIQAWAYEQITERQLAQVKAIRAEECDLRREYLNTAFADLILELQEELNDLQQAQLFGEDNSDEVERLRRRIEELKARKADRLKELDLMMKLTANLPDILTEAVIVPAPVATVETEKAPSKGVPMQRDDEVEAIAMDVAMRYERSRGWTPTDVSCDGEHYDIRSEGPNGEKRFIEVKGRARSGAIVLTGPEVDKLRQLGERAWLYIVTFCKGERPRLRIIQDPISKLNPEMLYRQIQYVVEEDDWVRKGEEVPSLGGEA